The genomic segment CAACGCCACCATCGAGGCCGCGCGGGCCGGTGAGGCCGGCAAGGGCTTCGCCGTGGTGGCCAGCGAGGTCAAGGATCTGGCCCAGGAGACCGCCCGGGCCACCCAGGAGATCACCACCCAGGTCGGCGCGATCCAGGCCGAGAGCAACGCCGCGGTCATCGCGATCCAGCAGATCGGCGAGGTCATCGGGACCATCAACGACTACACCACGACGATCGCGGCCGCCGTCGAGGAGCAGACCGCCACCACGGCCGAGATCTCGCGCAGCGTCAACGAGGCCGCCATGGGCTCGACCAGCATCGCCGACACGATCGCGGGCGTCTCCGAGGCCGCCGCGCACGTCACCTCGGGCGCCTCGGACACGCAGCAGACCGCGGCCAGCCTGGCCCGGACGGCGGCCGAGCTGCAGGCCACGGTCTCGGTCTACCGCCTGGTCTGACTGTGTGCGGCCACCGCCGCCTCGTACGCCGCTTGCAGTTCGGCGAAGACCGACGGGGTGCCCGGTGGCCGCGCCACGCCCAGGTGTTGTTCGCGCAGCTCGTCCATGAAGCGGTCCCACAGCTCGGGGCCGCCGCGTTCGAGCAGCTCGGCCCGGACGGAAAGCTCATGGCCGGCCGGCATGTGCCGGCGGCCCCACGAGCCGAGGGCGGCCATCACCGGCACGAGCTGCACGCCGGCCTCGGTCAGGCTGTACCGAATCTTCTGCTTGTGGGTCTCGTCGTCCGTGCGCCACAGCAAGCCGTGCGCGACCAGCCGGCGCAGCCGGTCGGCCAGGATGTTGGAGGCGATCCCCTCCTGCGAGCCGGTGAGCAGCTCGCGGAAGTAGTGCCGGTTGCCGAACATCATGTCCCGCAGCACGACCAGCGACCACCGGTCGCCCAGCACCTCGACGGCCAGGTTGATCGGGCAGCCCGACCGGTGCGTCTCCTCGTCCATCGCGACCGATAGTACTTCGCAACCGGTGCTGCTACCGTCGTCCCACCTGGTTTCATTCTGCAATCAGTTGGAGACGCGCATGAAGCTTCTGCTCACCTCCGGCGGCGTCCGGAACAAGAGCATCCACGACGCCCTGCTCGACCTGCTGGGCAAGCCGATCGGCGAGGCGACCGCCCTGTGCATCCCGACCGCGGGCTACGCCAACCCGGGCGGCATCAACCGGGCCTGGACCTTCATCGCCGGCGGGCCGCAGAACGAGTGCCCCATGACCGAACTGGGCTGGAAGTCCGTGGGCGTGCTCGAGCTGAGCGTCCTGCCCAGCCTCGATCCGGAACTCTGGACGCCGGCCGTCCGCGCGGCCGACGTGCTGCTGGTCAACGGCGGCGACCCGCTGTTCCTGCACCATTGGGTGCGCGAGTCGGGGCTGGCCGCCCTGCTGCCCGCGCTGGACGACACGGTCTGGGTGGGCCTGAGCGCCGGCAGCATGATCATGGCGCCGCGGATCGGCGAGGACTTCGTCGGCTGGCGCCCGCCCACCGGCGACGACAGCACACTCGGGATCGTCGACTTCTCGATCTTTCCGCACCTCGGCCACCCCGGCCTGCCCGAGAACCACATGGGCGCCGCCGAGAAGTGGGCCGCCTCGCTCCCCGGCCCGTCGTACGCGATGGACGACGACACCGCCATCAAGATTGTCGGCGACACCGTCGAGGTCGTCTCGGAGGGCAACTGGACCTTCTTCGACTAGCAGACCGCTGCGAGCCGCGCGCGGGCCCCTCTCTCCGCCGTGACCTGCGCCCTTTTCGTATTTCGGCGACTGACTCCGGTTCCGGGGCGCTGTTAGGTTAGGCATCCCTTATTGAAGGAGTCCGCGCATGCGCGCCCCCCGTTTGCTGGCCGCGGCCGTCGCCGCTGCCGCCGCCCTGGCTCTCACCGCCTGCGGTGGCGCCGACGAGTCCGACGAGACCCCCGCGGCCGGTGGCAGCTCCGCCGCCGCGCAGTTCCCGATCACCATCAAGCACAAGCTCGGCACGACCACGATCGAGAAGAAGCCCGAGCGGGTCGCCACCGTGCAGTGGGAGAACCACGAGGTGCCGCTGGCGCTGGGCATCGTGCCGGTCGGCATGGCCAAGGCCAACTTCGGCGACGACGACGGCGACGGCATGCTGCCCTGGGTCGGCGACAAGATCAAGGAGCTCGGCGGCCAGACCCCGGTCATGTTCGACGAGACCGACGGCATCGCGTTCGAGGCGGTCGCCGACACGAAGCCGGACGTCATCCTGGCCACCTACTCGGGCCTGACCCAGCAGGACTACGACACCCTCAGCAAGATCGCGCCGGTGGTGGCGTACCCGGACGCGCCCTGGGCCACCCCGTGGCGCGACATCGTGAAGCTGAGCAGCCAGGCCCTGGGCCTCGCGGCCGAGGGCGACGCGCTGATCGCAAGCACCGAGAAGGCCATGAAGGACGCGGCCGCCACCAAGCCGCAGCTCGCGGGCAAGCAGACGATGTTCGTGACGCACATCGACCCGACCGACCTCAGCAAGATCGGCTACTACACGAGCCACGACACCCGTACCCAGTTCTTCAGCGACCTCGGTCTCACGATCGCCGACGTGGTGGAGAAGGACTCGGCCGGCACCGAG from the Paractinoplanes abujensis genome contains:
- a CDS encoding winged helix-turn-helix transcriptional regulator gives rise to the protein MDEETHRSGCPINLAVEVLGDRWSLVVLRDMMFGNRHYFRELLTGSQEGIASNILADRLRRLVAHGLLWRTDDETHKQKIRYSLTEAGVQLVPVMAALGSWGRRHMPAGHELSVRAELLERGGPELWDRFMDELREQHLGVARPPGTPSVFAELQAAYEAAVAAHSQTRR
- a CDS encoding Type 1 glutamine amidotransferase-like domain-containing protein, with translation MKLLLTSGGVRNKSIHDALLDLLGKPIGEATALCIPTAGYANPGGINRAWTFIAGGPQNECPMTELGWKSVGVLELSVLPSLDPELWTPAVRAADVLLVNGGDPLFLHHWVRESGLAALLPALDDTVWVGLSAGSMIMAPRIGEDFVGWRPPTGDDSTLGIVDFSIFPHLGHPGLPENHMGAAEKWAASLPGPSYAMDDDTAIKIVGDTVEVVSEGNWTFFD
- a CDS encoding iron-siderophore ABC transporter substrate-binding protein, translated to MRAPRLLAAAVAAAAALALTACGGADESDETPAAGGSSAAAQFPITIKHKLGTTTIEKKPERVATVQWENHEVPLALGIVPVGMAKANFGDDDGDGMLPWVGDKIKELGGQTPVMFDETDGIAFEAVADTKPDVILATYSGLTQQDYDTLSKIAPVVAYPDAPWATPWRDIVKLSSQALGLAAEGDALIASTEKAMKDAAATKPQLAGKQTMFVTHIDPTDLSKIGYYTSHDTRTQFFSDLGLTIADVVEKDSAGTEAFTLDKSSEQIQAFDDVDVIVMYSDTEDQLAKLQADPLLSKIPAVKRGSVVQLVGSTPLATAANPTVLAIPFVLDDYVNLLATAADKVS